One Solanum lycopersicum chromosome 2, SLM_r2.1 genomic region harbors:
- the LOC101265508 gene encoding lysine-specific demethylase JMJ18, translated as MKGHPSRQAPKGENNIECSGSSRRRKESAIWSPGEARRPILEEAPVYYPNDEEFKDPLGYIASIRHNAQKYGICKIIPPASWSPPCPLREKNVWECAKFSTRIQQVDLLQNREPMKKKKTRKRKRRLHSKTGSTRRQPRSLGSESNTHSDSSDDKFGFQSGSDFTFEEFQTFSKDFKELYFRMKDTEVWKPSIEEIEGEYWRIVENPTDEVEVLYGADLETGVFGSGFPLESSSPKSSTLDQYATSGWNLNNLPRLPCSVLCFEENNISGVLVPWLYIGMCFSSFCWHVEDHHLYSLNYMHWGEPKIWYGVPGSHAAALEDAMRKHLPDLFEEQPDLLHELVTQLSPSVLKSEGVPVYRAVQNAGEFVLTFPRAYHSGFNCGFNCAEAVNLGPVDWLEHGLTAVELYSKQCRKTSLSHDKLLIGAASEAIRALWELSAVENINSINLRWRSFCGKDGMLTKAIKGRIEMEEERLKRLLPLVQLQTMDKDFGLKDEQECFSCFYDLHLSAVKCQCSPGQFSCLKHSNLMCSCEPENKTVLVRYNRDELNTLVQALEGKLDAIEQWTSKDPDNFSLNRRQHNSVKQDSERDGFETDPSMKNDSLSGLLREQTHNPKKQCSSCSDDATTSYASNHSSGKKLFGVDLSRGSPSVQQNGTFDSEIDPLSTKVSERTLLYHVDPLKLGSIASGKLWCSKQAIFPIGFRSRVKFFDASSPEITSSYICEILNGGLIGPLFKVSLEECPDTNLVSSSAQKCWEMISHRVFEELATKLNPGRQDLPPLQPDTECINGLGMFGLLSPPIVQSIEALDTNYQCLEYWKNKLKLKDECVTVKGPSGSSESTVDMARSAVMERGQCSGTKVATEEEHANYSSSNTELQLVLRRLLNKADPEELRIMHKILCSGSTSPEWRIAFATLSQEILRKV; from the exons ATGAAG GGACATCCTTCTAGACAGGCTCCAAAAGGTGAAAATAACATTGAATGTTCAGGAAGCTCTCGTAGGCGGAAG GAATCAGCAATATGGAGTCCTGGTGAAGCACGTAGGCCCATCTTAGAGGAAGCTCCCGTGTACTATCCAAATGATGAG GAGTTCAAAGATCCACTTGGTTATATTGCAAGCATTCGCCACAACGCACAGAAATATGGTATATGCAAGATTATACCACCTGCTTCTTGGAGTCCACCCTGTCCACTTAGAGAGAAGAATGTGTGGGAATGTGCTAAGTTCTCGACTCGAATCCAGCAAGTTGATTTACTTCAGAATAGGGAGcccatgaaaaagaaaaaaaccagGAAGAGGAAAAGACGATTGCACTCAAAGACAGGATCAACAAGGAGACAACCTAGATCTCTAGGTTCTGAATCAAATACTCATTCAGACAGTAGTGATGACAAGTTTGGGTTTCAGTCAGGATCTGACTTCACATTTGAGGAATTTCAGACATTTTCCAAAGATTTTAAAGAGTTATATTTTAGGATGAAGGATACTGAGGTTTGGAAACCCTCCATTGAAGAAATTGAAGGTGAGTATTGGCGCATCGTTGAGAATCCAACAGATGAAGTTGAG GTGTTATATGGAGCTGATCTGGAAACTGGAGTATTTGGCAGTGGATTCCCTCTTGAATCTTCATCTCCAAAATCTAGTACTTTAGATCAGTATGCGACTTCTGGTTGGAACTTAAACAACTTACCGCGCCTGCCGTGTTCTGTATTGTGCTTTGAGGAGAACAATATCTCAGGAGTTCTAGTCCCATGGCTGTATATTGGAATGTGCTTCTCATCATTTTGTTGG CATGTTGAGGACCACCATCTTTATTCTCTGAATTATATGCATTGGGGTGAACCGAAGATTTGGTATGGAGTGCCAGGAAGTCATGCTGCAGCCCTGGAGGATGCAATGAGAAAGCATTTGCCAGATCTGTTTGAGGAACAACCTGATTTGCTTCACGAACTA GTGACTCAGTTGTCTCCTTCAGTTTTGAAGTCAGAGGGTGTACCAGTGTACCGCGCTGTTCAGAACGCAGGGGAGTTTGTGCTCACGTTCCCAAGAGCCTATCATTCTGGATTTAACTGTGGGTTCAACTGCGCAGAGGCTGTTAATCTAGGCCCTGTTGATTGGTTAGAGCATGGACTAACTGCTGTGGAGCTCTACAGTAAGCAATGTCGTAAAACCTCGCTTTCACATGATAAGTTGCTTATAGGAGCAGCTAGTGAAGCCATCCGAGCACTGTGGGAGCTCTCAGCTGTTGAGAATATTAACAGTATAAACTTGAGATGGAGAAGTTTCTGTGGGAAGGACGGCATGCTTACTAAAGCTATAAAG GGAAGAATTGAAATGGAGGAGGAAAGACTGAAGCGTCTTTTACCGCTTGTACAACTTCAGACAATGGACAAAGATTTTGGCTTGAAAGATGAGCAGGAATGCTTTTCCTGCTTTTACGACCTGCATCTGTCCGCAGTTAAATGCCAATGTTCCCCGGGACAGTTTTCATGCCTTAAACACTCCAATCTAATGTGCTCCTGCGAACCAGAGAACAAGACTGTTCTCGTCCGTTACAACAGGGATGAACTGAACACACTGGTACAAGCATTGGAGGGGAAATTGGATGCCATTGAACAATGGACTTCCAAGGATCctgataatttttctttaaataggAGGCAGCATAACTCTGTGAAGCAGGATTCAGAGAGGGATGGATTTGAAACGGATCCCTCGATGAAAAATGATAGCTTATCAGGTTTGTTGAGAGAACAAACTCATAATCCAAAGAAGCAGTGCAGCTCATGCTCTGATGATGCAACCACCTCGTATGCTTCGAATCACAGTAGTGGCAAGAAGTTATTTGGGGTTGATCTTTCCAGGGGTTCTCCTAGTGTTCAACAAAACGGAACATTTGACTCAGAAATAGATCCCCTGAGCACCAAGGTTTCAGAACGAACGCTTTTGTACCATGTTGACCCTCTAAAGTTAGGGTCAATCGCCTCAGGAAAGCTTTGGTGCAGTAAGCAGGCAATATTCCCCATAG GATTTAGAAGTCGTGTTAAGTTCTTCGATGCCAGCAGTCCTGAGATAACTAGTAGCTATATATGCGAGATCCTGAATGGTGGGCTCATTGGACCTCTATTCAAG GTTAGCTTAGAAGAGTGTCCAGATACGAACTTAGTGAGTTCATCAGCGCAGAAATGCTGGGAAATGATCTCGCATAGAGTCTTTGAAGAACTAGCAACGAAGTTAAATCCAGGAAGGCAAGATTTGCCACCATTGCAACCTGACACAGAATGCATCAACGGTCTCGGAATGTTTGGGTTACTCTCCCCACCGATAGTTCAG TCCATTGAAGCTCTTGATACAAACTATCAATGTCTGGAGTACTGGAAAAACAAGCTAAAACTCAAGGACGAGTGTGTAACTGTCAAAGGGCCTTCAGGTTCATCGGAGAGTACTGTTGACATGGCAAGATCTGCTGTGATGGAAAGAGGTCAGTGTTCGGGAACCAAGGTGGCTACTGAGGAGGAACATGCTAACTATAGTTCATCTAACACCGAGTTACAATTAGTACTTAGGAGGCTTCTGAATAAAGCAGATCCAGAAGAACTGAGAATAATGCACAAGATCTTGTGCAGTGGATCGACGAGCCCTGAGTGGAGAATAGCATTTGCAACATTGAGTCAAGAGATCCTGAGGAAAGTGTAA